A genomic stretch from Candidatus Thermoplasmatota archaeon includes:
- a CDS encoding VWA domain-containing protein — MMRVPDCRERVETPALSPEDRRELVRRIAEEGVGAIEAFVREREKSDRGIRARIERLRDELLRRAEEMRRALEGSVAARKENVARAWEEAHAKAEAERAALERELQLTKVARAEAERAAVASDDLVRLITEPPPPLPWWRRALAAIGRFLRAVLAAILWPIRALLRALGIVKPRKPAVKGRDVLLPGGLSVPGFRGRLASDPRVRSAIAGRLRTMGTKERMRALWDRLVGREDYEDLAMRLMERDAAERARSRGSEYATREEAFAKRLSEVLDAERAEAERRDAALARLEQEREAEMKRIEASLKQGPERALESEIASELEDAGFLSKDGDAFLPTTRLLERFSQIVFSEEARRIPPGQARATGAIVDGSGNLSREPMRSAYETAHLDVVGTLVNARTRHPHNRHIYEEDVIVHREDREAINHVVIVFDRSGSMEENERLKAAKRAVLALYRAVKDDDPAHIVDVIAMDTGVERVDLMGVWKSEPRGFTNTGAALRLAYDLLRFSKGERALVYLVTDGLPEAYTKGGVDIASTPDKCLAYALEQARLLRRRPGLGVVQILLEPEDELYVKAAERIAKEVDGRVLKASPKDLAATLLTEFETVR; from the coding sequence ATGATGCGCGTCCCCGACTGCCGCGAGCGCGTCGAGACGCCGGCGCTCTCCCCCGAGGACCGCCGCGAGCTCGTGCGCCGCATCGCCGAGGAAGGCGTGGGCGCGATCGAGGCGTTCGTGCGGGAGCGCGAGAAGAGCGACCGCGGCATCCGCGCGCGCATCGAACGCCTGCGCGACGAGCTCCTTCGCCGCGCCGAGGAGATGCGGCGCGCGCTCGAAGGCTCCGTCGCGGCTCGAAAGGAGAACGTCGCCCGCGCCTGGGAGGAGGCCCACGCGAAGGCCGAGGCCGAGCGCGCGGCCCTCGAACGCGAACTCCAGCTCACGAAGGTCGCGCGCGCCGAAGCCGAGCGAGCCGCCGTGGCCTCCGACGATCTCGTCCGCCTCATCACGGAGCCCCCGCCGCCGCTTCCCTGGTGGCGCCGCGCGCTCGCCGCGATCGGCCGCTTCCTGCGCGCCGTCCTCGCGGCCATCCTCTGGCCGATCCGCGCCCTCCTGCGCGCGCTCGGGATCGTGAAGCCGAGGAAGCCCGCCGTGAAGGGCCGCGACGTGCTCCTCCCGGGCGGTTTGAGCGTCCCCGGCTTCCGCGGCCGACTCGCGAGCGACCCGCGCGTGCGGAGCGCGATCGCGGGGCGTCTGAGGACGATGGGAACGAAGGAGCGCATGCGCGCCCTCTGGGACCGGCTCGTCGGGCGCGAGGACTACGAGGACCTCGCGATGCGCCTCATGGAGCGCGACGCCGCCGAGCGCGCCCGCTCGCGCGGAAGCGAATACGCCACGCGCGAGGAGGCTTTCGCGAAGCGGCTCTCCGAGGTGCTCGACGCCGAGCGCGCGGAGGCCGAGCGCCGCGACGCCGCGCTCGCGCGGCTCGAGCAGGAGCGCGAAGCGGAGATGAAGCGCATCGAGGCGTCGCTCAAGCAGGGCCCCGAGCGCGCGCTCGAATCGGAAATCGCGAGCGAGCTCGAGGACGCGGGCTTCCTCTCGAAGGACGGCGATGCGTTCCTCCCGACGACGCGGCTCCTCGAACGCTTCTCCCAGATCGTGTTCAGCGAGGAGGCGCGCAGAATCCCGCCCGGGCAGGCCCGCGCGACGGGCGCCATCGTGGACGGGTCCGGCAACCTCTCGCGCGAGCCGATGCGCAGCGCCTACGAGACGGCGCACCTCGACGTCGTCGGCACGCTCGTGAACGCGCGCACGCGGCACCCACACAATCGCCACATCTACGAGGAGGACGTGATCGTCCACCGCGAGGACCGCGAGGCGATCAACCACGTCGTGATCGTCTTCGACCGGTCTGGCTCGATGGAGGAGAACGAGCGCCTCAAGGCCGCGAAGCGCGCCGTGCTCGCGCTCTACCGCGCCGTGAAGGACGACGACCCCGCGCACATCGTGGACGTCATCGCGATGGACACGGGCGTCGAGCGCGTCGACCTCATGGGCGTCTGGAAGAGCGAGCCGCGCGGGTTCACGAACACCGGCGCGGCCCTGCGCCTTGCGTACGACCTCCTCCGTTTCTCGAAAGGCGAGCGCGCGCTCGTGTACCTCGTGACCGATGGGCTTCCCGAGGCCTACACGAAGGGCGGCGTCGACATCGCCTCGACGCCGGACAAGTGCCTCGCGTACGCGCTCGAACAGGCGCGGCTCCTGCGCCGCCGCCCCGGCCTCGGCGTCGTGCAGATCCTCCTCGAACCCGAGGACGAGCTCTACGTCAAGGCCGCGGAGCGCATCGCGAAGGAGGTCGACGGCCGCGTCCTCAAGGCCTCGCCGAAGGATCTCGCGGCGACGCTCCTGACCGAGTTCGAAACCGTGCGTTAA
- a CDS encoding acylphosphatase, whose amino-acid sequence MRAHLRISGRVQGVYFRESTRQEAEKLGVTGWVRNLADGRVEAVFEGPEEAVEKLVAWARIGPPRARVAFMDVERGGNEEGFPAFEVRRTG is encoded by the coding sequence GTGCGCGCGCACCTCCGCATCAGCGGCCGCGTCCAGGGCGTCTACTTCCGTGAATCCACCCGGCAGGAGGCCGAGAAGCTCGGCGTCACGGGCTGGGTCCGCAACCTCGCGGACGGCCGCGTCGAGGCCGTTTTTGAAGGCCCCGAGGAGGCCGTGGAGAAGCTCGTCGCGTGGGCCCGCATCGGACCGCCTCGCGCGCGCGTGGCTTTCATGGACGTCGAGCGTGGCGGGAACGAAGAGGGGTTCCCGGCGTTCGAGGTCCGGCGGACGGGCTAA
- a CDS encoding helix-turn-helix domain-containing protein, with the protein MDRAPGKAAPPDGGRDDLVASFRALGLGGYEAQAYVALLLAGPSEATALARRAGLPTGRIYDVLAALTTQNLVRLRDERPKVYRAVPAKAAIQTLLAQRRRELDERYEDLTHRASEVEKRLARRMPPGDRDSTFYHVAIGEEAAREYLTARIAEAERELMVSLHLDRYDARDDALFETIRGALDRGVEVRVLMRDRDIPYVLESGYNDLIARTVLPRLGENLHVRVSAREQTPFAVIDGEKVMVGVPHPVAHGAYFAVVFVRDAKFGSTLTSHFGTLWSDADLDLADFAR; encoded by the coding sequence GTGGACCGCGCCCCCGGGAAAGCGGCCCCGCCGGACGGCGGCCGGGACGACCTCGTCGCGAGCTTCCGCGCCCTGGGGCTCGGGGGATACGAGGCGCAGGCGTACGTGGCCCTCCTCCTCGCCGGCCCGAGCGAGGCGACGGCCCTCGCGCGCCGCGCCGGTCTTCCGACGGGGCGCATCTACGACGTCCTCGCCGCGCTCACGACGCAGAACCTCGTGCGCCTGCGCGACGAGCGCCCGAAGGTCTACCGGGCCGTGCCCGCGAAGGCCGCGATCCAGACCCTGCTCGCGCAGCGCCGCCGCGAGCTGGACGAGCGATACGAGGATCTCACGCATCGCGCAAGCGAGGTGGAGAAGCGCCTCGCGCGCCGCATGCCGCCGGGCGATCGCGATTCGACGTTCTACCACGTCGCGATCGGGGAGGAGGCCGCGCGCGAATACCTCACCGCGCGCATCGCGGAGGCCGAGCGCGAGCTCATGGTGAGCCTCCATCTCGACCGCTACGACGCGCGCGACGACGCGCTCTTCGAGACCATCCGCGGCGCGCTCGACCGGGGCGTCGAGGTGCGGGTCCTCATGCGCGACCGCGACATTCCGTACGTCCTCGAGTCGGGCTACAACGACCTGATCGCGCGCACGGTGCTCCCGCGCCTCGGCGAGAACCTGCACGTGCGCGTGAGCGCGCGCGAGCAGACGCCGTTCGCGGTGATCGACGGCGAGAAGGTGATGGTGGGCGTCCCGCACCCGGTCGCGCACGGCGCCTATTTCGCCGTCGTGTTCGTCCGCGACGCGAAGTTCGGAAGCACGCTCACGTCCCATTTCGGGACGCTCTGGAGCGACGCGGACCTGGATCTCGCGGACTTCGCGCGTTAG
- a CDS encoding ArsA family ATPase, giving the protein MAAKTTLFLGKGGVGRTTLAAAFALARAEAGERVLLVGLVEARDLVARLAAEGGRVPATLDVSGIDPRGLLDDIVRKMVPMGALSDAVVKSPAYASLADIAPGAKELAVLNRVWNLAREGRYDRIVLDGPATGHGLHFLEAPRKAAAILAGRLRERALVLDTFVRDPAATSVVLVTLPEETPVRETVELARALARDGIPVTGVVVNRWVTPVFETPGSKRVLDRLAADAGARRDVARALAGASREDVDALVAASELLDAQRREAVEHRERLADVGAPIAYVPWTPATEGRLVAVARSLEGIA; this is encoded by the coding sequence GTGGCGGCGAAGACCACGCTCTTCCTCGGCAAAGGCGGCGTCGGGCGCACGACGCTCGCCGCCGCGTTCGCGCTCGCGCGCGCCGAGGCGGGCGAGCGGGTGCTCCTCGTCGGCCTCGTGGAGGCGCGGGACCTCGTCGCGCGCCTCGCGGCCGAGGGCGGGCGCGTTCCCGCGACGCTCGACGTGAGTGGCATCGATCCGCGCGGGCTCCTCGACGACATCGTGCGCAAGATGGTCCCGATGGGCGCCCTCTCCGACGCGGTCGTGAAGTCGCCCGCCTACGCAAGCCTCGCGGACATCGCCCCCGGCGCGAAGGAGCTCGCCGTCCTCAACCGCGTGTGGAACCTCGCGCGGGAGGGCCGCTACGACCGCATCGTGCTCGACGGGCCCGCCACGGGTCACGGGCTGCACTTCCTCGAGGCGCCGCGCAAGGCCGCGGCCATCCTCGCGGGCCGGCTTCGCGAGCGCGCGCTCGTCCTCGACACGTTCGTGCGCGACCCGGCGGCGACGTCCGTCGTCCTCGTCACGCTTCCCGAGGAGACGCCCGTGCGCGAGACCGTCGAGCTCGCCCGGGCGCTCGCGCGCGACGGGATTCCCGTGACGGGCGTCGTCGTCAACCGCTGGGTGACGCCCGTCTTCGAAACGCCGGGCTCGAAGCGCGTGCTCGACCGGCTCGCCGCGGACGCCGGGGCGCGACGGGACGTCGCGCGGGCGCTCGCGGGGGCCTCGCGCGAGGACGTGGACGCGCTCGTCGCGGCTTCCGAGCTTCTTGACGCGCAGCGGCGCGAGGCCGTCGAGCATCGCGAGCGCCTCGCGGACGTCGGCGCGCCGATTGCCTACGTGCCGTGGACGCCCGCGACCGAGGGGCGTCTCGTCGCGGTCGCGCGAAGCCTGGAGGGGATCGCCTGA
- a CDS encoding polyprenyl synthetase family protein, with protein sequence MAFVEQGLARVEARLIEEAAAAEDPLLEEIATDLIRAGGKRLRPRVLLLSYAAAGGRDLTDAVVDAAVAGELIHTASLVHDDVIDQSALRRGRPTVHVRYGLGPAIVAGDFLFTRAFGLSGKLGPRMVKIALDACTRLAEGEIMEHQLSILAAKATNGNGHGEFPPEVERYLKTIVKKTAEPIRAAAESGAVLAGAGDATVARYAEYGLAVGIAFQIQDDILDLVGDPATTGKPRGVDVRAGVLTLPALLSRIDGALPEEATRDADALARSLARSPYLKAAEEVALRYGDKAKAALANVPTTPYKDQLLALAEGVVRRAA encoded by the coding sequence ATGGCGTTCGTCGAGCAAGGCCTGGCCCGGGTCGAAGCGCGCCTCATCGAAGAGGCCGCCGCGGCCGAGGACCCGCTGCTCGAGGAGATCGCGACCGATCTCATCCGGGCCGGCGGGAAGCGGCTGCGCCCGCGCGTCCTCCTCCTCTCCTATGCCGCCGCGGGCGGCCGCGACCTCACGGACGCGGTCGTCGACGCGGCCGTCGCGGGCGAGCTCATCCACACGGCGAGCCTCGTGCACGACGACGTCATCGACCAGTCGGCGCTGCGCCGCGGTCGCCCGACCGTGCACGTCCGCTACGGTCTCGGGCCCGCGATCGTCGCGGGCGATTTCCTCTTCACGCGGGCCTTCGGCCTCTCCGGCAAGCTCGGACCGCGCATGGTGAAGATCGCGCTCGACGCCTGCACGCGCCTCGCCGAAGGCGAGATCATGGAGCATCAGCTCTCGATCCTCGCCGCGAAGGCGACGAACGGGAACGGACACGGCGAGTTCCCGCCCGAGGTCGAGCGTTACCTCAAGACGATCGTGAAGAAGACCGCCGAGCCCATCCGCGCCGCCGCCGAATCCGGCGCGGTGCTCGCAGGGGCCGGCGATGCGACCGTCGCGCGCTACGCGGAGTATGGCCTCGCGGTTGGCATCGCGTTCCAGATCCAGGACGACATCCTCGACCTCGTGGGGGATCCCGCGACGACGGGCAAGCCGCGCGGCGTCGACGTGCGCGCGGGCGTCCTCACGCTTCCCGCGCTCCTGTCGCGCATCGACGGCGCGCTCCCCGAGGAGGCGACGCGCGACGCCGACGCGCTCGCGAGGTCGCTTGCGCGCTCGCCCTACCTCAAGGCCGCCGAGGAGGTCGCGCTCCGGTACGGCGACAAGGCGAAAGCCGCCCTCGCGAACGTGCCGACGACGCCCTACAAGGACCAGCTCCTCGCCCTCGCCGAGGGCGTCGTGCGCCGCGCCGCGTGA
- a CDS encoding ArsA-related P-loop ATPase, which translates to MDARDRGASRRGRAKPGGDRLKLADQILARKLVVFLGPGGVGKTTLAAAAALEAARRGRKTLVFTIDPARRLADAMGVKLGNEPSNVKPNLDAMMLDTKAALDGLVARHAPSPETMKRMLASRFYAQLSDAFAGSEEYVAMGALHDVVKEGGYDLVVVDTPPSRHAVDFLRVNEKLIRVFESGVVKYLFRPTRVLRMGGGYVAGTLAKWTSAGYLDEVSDFLTTLDPMFVAMEERVRRMQGVLRDPTTTSINLVATAEAASVPLALDLAREVERDARLEVAGVVVNRFYPRLPGLADARMLVSDGAAATALARATGASASDAAAFLEDAAVAATLYDAVAREHERRVEELRAGIRASFALVPAHAGSIHDLDGLEKVRARLFA; encoded by the coding sequence GTGGACGCCCGCGACCGAGGGGCGTCTCGTCGCGGTCGCGCGAAGCCTGGAGGGGATCGCCTGAAGCTCGCGGATCAGATCCTCGCGCGGAAGCTCGTCGTCTTCCTCGGGCCGGGCGGCGTCGGCAAGACCACGCTTGCGGCCGCGGCCGCGCTCGAGGCCGCCCGACGCGGGCGGAAGACGCTCGTCTTCACGATCGATCCGGCGCGGCGCCTCGCGGACGCGATGGGGGTGAAACTCGGCAACGAGCCGTCGAACGTGAAGCCGAACCTCGACGCGATGATGCTCGACACGAAGGCCGCGCTCGACGGCCTCGTCGCGCGCCACGCGCCGTCGCCCGAAACGATGAAGCGGATGCTCGCGAGCCGATTCTACGCGCAGCTCAGCGACGCCTTCGCGGGATCCGAGGAATACGTCGCGATGGGCGCGCTCCACGACGTCGTGAAGGAGGGCGGCTACGACCTCGTCGTCGTCGACACGCCGCCGTCGCGCCACGCGGTCGATTTCCTCCGGGTCAACGAGAAGCTCATCCGAGTCTTCGAATCGGGCGTCGTGAAGTACCTATTCCGCCCGACGCGCGTCCTCCGCATGGGCGGCGGCTACGTCGCGGGAACCCTCGCGAAATGGACGAGCGCAGGCTATCTCGACGAGGTGTCGGACTTCCTCACCACCCTCGACCCGATGTTCGTCGCGATGGAGGAGCGCGTTCGACGGATGCAGGGCGTCCTGCGCGATCCGACGACGACGTCGATCAACCTGGTCGCGACCGCCGAGGCCGCGAGCGTCCCGCTCGCCCTCGACCTTGCGCGGGAGGTCGAGCGCGACGCGCGCCTCGAGGTTGCGGGGGTAGTCGTGAATCGGTTCTATCCGCGCCTGCCGGGCCTCGCGGACGCGCGCATGCTTGTCTCAGACGGCGCGGCGGCGACCGCCCTCGCGCGGGCGACGGGCGCGTCGGCCAGCGATGCCGCCGCGTTCCTCGAGGACGCCGCCGTCGCCGCGACATTGTACGACGCCGTCGCGCGGGAGCACGAGCGTCGCGTCGAGGAGCTTCGCGCGGGCATACGGGCCTCGTTCGCGCTCGTCCCGGCCCACGCGGGTTCGATCCACGACCTCGACGGTCTCGAGAAGGTGCGCGCGCGGCTTTTCGCGTGA
- a CDS encoding ATP-binding protein has translation MASTTTARFLVKERIEPATPRDLLRGAILARLEALARDGTTGPEAQQSLYPHAILDDGTLAAVTSALLAGQNLLLLGPTGSGKTSLAKDVWDLYPKEVLAVDGCPVQDDPLSLVHPRFSREVPPCPYCKTAYGKVSLKELGDFDASKVNPDDVPVRKIRLREGHGLSRIQGSPEVFPDYLTGAINLAKLESIGDPNSPLVLEPGKVMQANRGLLMVDEIGKLPRGTQNVLLQAFQEHIVSPAKSRETFPASFLAVTTSNLEDLDHITEPLVGRLAGIHVGFNEDPMKNLAVIDLALGRDDRVPRVARETSARIMAKWRKTTEGVGELSEAGSNRTMIDVLRRAESRALLAGRPAVTADDIKQGALDAMQGRIRARSEESFRQNRDVVSAFVAKHFGALARDASDGYWCRFFNEELKEDKAEAGRVIQEIRGVLATKPAPAAADLPPKFKRFADWVRREDRLDGADHGPHAARVFRYLEATGAFEAAK, from the coding sequence ATGGCCTCGACGACCACCGCGCGCTTCCTCGTCAAGGAGCGCATCGAACCCGCGACCCCCCGCGACCTCTTGAGGGGCGCCATCCTCGCGCGCCTCGAGGCGCTCGCGCGCGACGGCACGACGGGTCCCGAGGCGCAGCAGTCGCTCTACCCGCACGCGATCCTCGACGACGGGACCCTCGCGGCCGTCACGAGCGCGCTCCTCGCCGGCCAGAACCTCCTGCTCCTCGGGCCGACGGGGTCCGGCAAGACGAGCCTCGCGAAGGACGTCTGGGATCTCTACCCGAAGGAGGTCCTCGCGGTGGACGGCTGCCCGGTGCAGGACGACCCGCTCTCGCTCGTCCACCCGCGCTTCTCGCGCGAGGTCCCGCCGTGCCCCTACTGCAAGACCGCCTACGGCAAGGTCTCCCTCAAGGAGCTCGGCGACTTCGACGCCTCGAAGGTGAACCCCGACGACGTGCCCGTCCGCAAGATCCGCCTGCGCGAAGGCCACGGTCTCTCGCGCATCCAGGGCTCGCCCGAGGTGTTCCCCGATTACCTCACGGGCGCGATCAACCTCGCGAAGCTCGAATCGATCGGCGACCCGAACTCGCCGCTCGTGCTCGAGCCCGGCAAGGTCATGCAGGCGAACCGCGGCCTCCTCATGGTCGACGAGATCGGCAAGCTCCCGCGCGGCACGCAGAACGTGCTCCTGCAGGCCTTCCAGGAGCACATCGTGAGCCCCGCGAAGAGCCGCGAGACGTTCCCCGCGAGCTTCCTGGCCGTCACCACCTCCAACCTCGAGGATCTCGACCACATCACGGAGCCGCTCGTCGGCCGCCTCGCGGGCATCCACGTCGGTTTCAACGAGGATCCGATGAAGAATCTCGCCGTCATCGACCTCGCGCTCGGCCGCGACGACCGCGTCCCGCGCGTGGCGCGCGAAACGAGCGCCCGCATCATGGCGAAGTGGCGCAAGACGACGGAAGGCGTGGGCGAGCTCTCCGAGGCCGGCAGCAACCGCACGATGATCGACGTGCTGCGCCGCGCGGAATCGCGCGCGCTCCTCGCGGGCCGCCCCGCGGTCACGGCCGACGACATCAAGCAGGGCGCGCTCGACGCGATGCAGGGCCGGATCCGCGCCCGGAGCGAGGAGAGCTTCCGCCAGAACCGCGACGTCGTCTCGGCGTTCGTCGCGAAGCACTTCGGGGCGCTCGCCCGCGACGCCTCCGACGGCTACTGGTGCCGCTTCTTCAACGAGGAGCTCAAGGAGGACAAGGCCGAAGCCGGCCGCGTCATCCAGGAGATCCGTGGCGTCCTCGCGACGAAGCCCGCGCCCGCCGCGGCCGACCTTCCGCCGAAGTTCAAGCGCTTCGCGGACTGGGTGCGCCGCGAGGACCGGCTCGACGGCGCCGACCACGGCCCGCACGCGGCGCGCGTGTTCCGCTACCTCGAGGCGACCGGCGCCTTCGAGGCCGCGAAATGA
- a CDS encoding transcriptional regulator, with translation MIVDPVCGMEFTEEEAETLGAERLVKDGKTIWFCSPACKHEYAKRG, from the coding sequence GTGATCGTCGATCCCGTCTGCGGCATGGAATTCACGGAAGAGGAGGCGGAAACCCTCGGCGCGGAACGCCTCGTGAAGGACGGCAAGACGATCTGGTTCTGCTCGCCCGCGTGCAAGCACGAGTACGCGAAGCGCGGTTAA
- the trxA gene encoding thioredoxin — translation MDDDPELAALRKRKLAELMGLADAPAAPPAEAAPATPVDVTDATLPALLAKHPLVVVDCWAPWCGPCRIVEPVIKALASEMAGEAVFAKLNVDENPQTARAFDVRSIPTLMIFRNGRLVDAMVGAQPKPAIAAAVRRHSPRRASPGPPRRIP, via the coding sequence ATGGACGACGACCCGGAACTCGCGGCGCTGCGCAAGCGCAAGCTCGCGGAGCTCATGGGCCTCGCCGATGCGCCCGCGGCGCCCCCGGCCGAGGCCGCGCCCGCGACGCCGGTCGACGTGACGGACGCGACGCTTCCGGCGCTTCTCGCGAAGCACCCGCTCGTCGTCGTGGACTGCTGGGCGCCGTGGTGCGGTCCGTGCCGCATCGTGGAGCCGGTCATCAAGGCCCTCGCCTCCGAGATGGCGGGCGAGGCGGTGTTCGCGAAGCTCAACGTGGACGAGAACCCGCAGACGGCGCGCGCCTTCGACGTCCGCAGCATCCCGACCCTCATGATCTTCCGGAACGGCCGGCTCGTGGACGCGATGGTCGGCGCGCAGCCGAAGCCCGCGATCGCCGCGGCCGTGCGCCGGCACAGCCCGCGGCGCGCATCGCCGGGTCCTCCGCGCCGTATCCCGTGA
- a CDS encoding D-aminoacyl-tRNA deacylase: MTLAILVSRADPASVAIRDALLGEASWETRGDFGAAPLRVGPDLVIAEVEGLHLFEESIGERLAAALGETPEAIFVASKHKAASGSPSLTVHPVGVWGDVAEYGGKPRSFAPAPARRMAQALRALAREAKGLRHAITYEVTHHGPWTGVPLAFVEVGSTEEEWSKPEPARAVARALLAVSREPPGDEPVVLGLGGGHYAPKCVDLALKGRAAPGHMLPGYAIDQGVARETVLAALAATPGVAGYALDSRGSKNGYDEVRAILEDAGVPQLL, translated from the coding sequence GTGACGCTCGCCATCCTCGTCTCCCGCGCCGACCCCGCTTCCGTCGCCATCCGCGACGCGCTTCTCGGCGAGGCTTCGTGGGAGACGCGCGGGGACTTCGGGGCCGCCCCGCTTCGCGTCGGGCCTGACCTCGTCATCGCCGAGGTCGAAGGCCTGCACCTTTTCGAGGAATCGATCGGCGAACGCCTCGCCGCGGCGCTCGGCGAGACGCCCGAGGCCATCTTCGTCGCGAGCAAGCACAAGGCCGCATCGGGTTCGCCGTCGCTCACCGTGCATCCCGTCGGCGTCTGGGGCGACGTCGCCGAGTACGGGGGTAAGCCCCGCTCGTTCGCGCCGGCGCCCGCGCGCCGCATGGCGCAGGCGCTCCGCGCGCTCGCCCGCGAGGCGAAGGGCCTCCGCCACGCCATCACGTACGAGGTGACGCACCACGGCCCCTGGACGGGCGTGCCCCTCGCGTTCGTCGAGGTCGGCTCGACGGAGGAGGAATGGTCGAAGCCCGAGCCCGCGCGCGCCGTCGCCCGGGCGCTCCTCGCCGTCTCGCGTGAGCCGCCCGGCGACGAGCCTGTCGTCCTCGGCCTCGGTGGCGGCCACTACGCGCCGAAGTGCGTCGACCTCGCGCTCAAGGGCCGCGCCGCGCCGGGCCACATGCTTCCCGGCTACGCGATCGACCAGGGCGTCGCGCGCGAGACGGTGCTTGCCGCCCTCGCCGCAACGCCGGGCGTCGCGGGCTACGCGCTTGATTCGCGCGGATCGAAGAACGGCTACGACGAGGTCCGCGCGATCCTCGAGGACGCCGGGGTTCCGCAGCTTCTATAG